In Helicobacter mastomyrinus, a single genomic region encodes these proteins:
- a CDS encoding alpha/beta hydrolase, with translation MQNKSLNKTRRNLFKSASIGVGIVALGGAFSLVNAKDTKAHDLPTAPGKDWDKTFPKSDKVTHSKVTFHNRFGITLVADMYVPKNAKGKLPAIAVSGPFGAVKEQPSGLYAQTLAERGFITLAFDPSFTGESGGAARYVASPDISTEDFSAAVDFLSTQKNVDKDKIGIIGICGWGGFALNAAANDPRIKATLVSTMYDMSRVNANGYFDEENSKKARIQKRKTLAQQRIEDYKNGKYALAGGVPETLPNDAPQFMKDYHAYYKTPRGYHKRSLNSNNGWNLTSSLSFLNMPILTYSDEIDNAVLIIHGENAHSRYFSEDAFKKLKGNNKELFIVPNAVHADLYDNLQKIPFDKIEVFFKQYLA, from the coding sequence ATGCAAAATAAATCTCTTAACAAAACACGTAGAAATCTCTTCAAAAGTGCGAGTATCGGTGTGGGTATAGTGGCACTTGGCGGAGCTTTTAGCCTAGTAAATGCAAAAGATACTAAAGCACACGACTTACCAACAGCACCCGGTAAAGACTGGGACAAAACCTTTCCTAAAAGTGATAAAGTTACTCACAGTAAGGTTACTTTTCATAACCGCTTTGGAATCACGCTTGTAGCGGATATGTATGTGCCTAAAAATGCAAAAGGCAAACTTCCTGCCATTGCAGTTAGTGGTCCATTTGGTGCAGTAAAAGAGCAGCCAAGCGGACTCTATGCGCAAACTTTGGCAGAACGTGGATTCATCACCCTAGCCTTTGACCCAAGCTTCACGGGGGAAAGTGGAGGTGCGGCAAGATATGTCGCCTCACCCGATATAAGCACAGAGGATTTTAGTGCAGCGGTGGATTTCTTAAGCACGCAAAAGAATGTAGATAAAGATAAAATCGGCATTATCGGCATTTGTGGTTGGGGTGGATTTGCACTCAATGCAGCAGCAAATGACCCACGCATTAAAGCAACTCTAGTTTCTACGATGTATGATATGAGTCGTGTCAATGCCAATGGCTATTTTGACGAAGAAAACAGCAAAAAAGCAAGAATACAAAAGCGCAAAACTCTAGCACAGCAAAGAATTGAGGATTATAAGAATGGCAAATACGCACTTGCTGGTGGTGTGCCTGAAACTTTGCCAAATGACGCACCGCAGTTTATGAAAGATTATCACGCGTATTACAAAACCCCACGCGGTTATCACAAACGTTCTCTCAATTCAAACAATGGATGGAATCTCACCTCCTCTCTAAGCTTTCTTAATATGCCTATTCTCACATACAGTGATGAAATAGATAATGCAGTTTTAATAATTCACGGGGAAAATGCCCATAGCAGATACTTTAGTGAAGATGCCTTTAAGAAGCTAAAAGGCAACAATAAAGAGCTTTTTATCGTGCCTAACGCAGTGCATGCAGATTTGTATGACAATCTGCAAAAGATTCCTTTTGATAAAATCGAGGTATTTTTCAAGCAATATCTTGCATAA
- a CDS encoding NAD(P)H-dependent oxidoreductase, whose product MAKILLLNGAKAFGVSQGKLNCTLHDVAKQTLQSLGFEILQTHIDKGYNTQEEMQKWLESKVIIYQMPGWWMGEPWIVKKYIDEVCHGAAGKFFTSDGRHRDNPAVGYGTGGLLKDKKYMFSLTWNAPIEAFTEPNDFFEGVGVDGVYLHLHKAHQFMGMSALPTFICNDVMKNPQIERYIKDYEAHLKKVFA is encoded by the coding sequence ATGGCGAAAATTTTGCTTTTAAATGGAGCAAAAGCTTTTGGAGTATCACAAGGCAAATTAAATTGCACCTTGCACGATGTCGCAAAGCAGACTTTGCAATCACTAGGCTTTGAGATTTTGCAAACGCATATTGATAAGGGTTACAACACACAAGAAGAGATGCAAAAGTGGCTAGAGAGTAAGGTGATTATTTATCAAATGCCTGGTTGGTGGATGGGAGAGCCGTGGATTGTGAAAAAATATATTGATGAAGTCTGTCACGGAGCAGCTGGGAAGTTTTTTACAAGTGATGGACGCCATAGGGATAATCCAGCGGTAGGCTATGGCACAGGAGGACTTTTAAAGGATAAGAAATATATGTTTTCGCTTACTTGGAATGCACCCATAGAGGCTTTCACCGAGCCTAATGATTTCTTTGAGGGGGTAGGTGTAGATGGTGTGTATTTGCATTTACACAAAGCTCATCAATTTATGGGAATGAGTGCGTTACCAACTTTTATCTGTAATGATGTGATGAAAAACCCACAAATAGAACGATATATCAAAGATTATGAGGCACATTTAAAGAAAGTGTTTGCGTAA